The following are encoded together in the Anopheles nili chromosome 3, idAnoNiliSN_F5_01, whole genome shotgun sequence genome:
- the LOC128726718 gene encoding LOW QUALITY PROTEIN: uncharacterized protein LOC128726718 (The sequence of the model RefSeq protein was modified relative to this genomic sequence to represent the inferred CDS: substituted 1 base at 1 genomic stop codon) encodes MELSDLPNEILGKIFTFLPVDELVLAARVCTAWSSVIRTFILPKHATLHVRPIHPVTHQLVAMETVLAAQSVHPFPKSNLKLTIANXQLAQRAEFGQFFQLQGHALKSLTLQCTQLMAELLEVFTTLSNLERLCIISESESPYGSIPANVQTALTSLKSLKHLKLHLPSYGLLRNLSFLGGAKLVSLSFERFEMELHHLKQLLDDHHRTLRELTVRVEEMKPLLALLNSYTGMELYKLNLKSAGNEDDFSDGLILLFEKQPQLRSLTIGSELSLRAVDALPKKLLYLQELELIAESINNCRALGELRHLRRLTMCLYDVRAWDETVQIDGVTELSLAVTFPLISPAIFCSFPNLHRLYLEDVDDDSLMRDIVVVRTLMESMRNVRILDLENFVFKEREILNDGVLRFEEMDRLECLKYSCRDMSDASLLTLNLPNLRELYLTHCPHVTTKGVASLVRNCPLLERLHFESNKRGFEDDGLELITRKLTRLRALVLVNLRALTNASVDAIVANCFNLLDITISHCVGIKLEKAQAIEMLSSVKSLKNLIYS; translated from the exons ATGGAGTTATCCGATCTTCCGAACGAG ATTTTAGGTAAAATCTTCACCTTTCTTCCGGTGGATGAGCTCGTCCTTGCGGCCCGTGTGTGCACCGCGTGGAGCAGCGTAATTCGTACCTTTATCCTGCCAAAGCATGCCACGCTCCACGTTCGTCCCATTCATCCTGTTACGCATCAGctggttgccatggaaaccgTCCTGGCGGCGCAATCTGTTCACCCATTCCCTAAATCCAACCTGAAGCTCACCATCGCGAACTAGCAGCTTGCGCAGCGGGCCGAATTTGGGCAGTTTTTTCAGCTGCAAGGACACGCGTTAAAATCGCTCACACTTCAGTGCACGCAGCTGATGGCGGAATTATTGGAAGTGTTTACAACGCTCTCCAATCTCGAACGGTTGTGCATCATCAGTGAATCGGAATCCCCGTACGGTTCGATTCCCGCTAACGTTCAAACGGCCCTTACGTCGCTAAAATCGCTCAAACACCTCAAGTTGCACCTGCCCTCGTACGGATTGCTGCGCAATCTTAGTTTCCTTGGCGGAGCGAAGCTCGTGTCGCTATCCTTTGAACGGTTCGAGATGGAGCTGCATCACCTGAAGCAACTGCTCGACGACCACCACAGGACACTCCGTGAGCTGACCGTTCGGGTGGAGGAAATGAAACCGCTCCTGGCGCTGTTGAACTCGTACACCGGGATGGAACTGTACAAGCTCAACCTGAAAAGCGCCGGAAATGAGGACGATTTTTCCGATGGCCTAATACTGCTGTTCGAAAAGCAACCGCAGCTTCGGTCACTTACGATCGGCTCGGAACTGTCACTGCGAGCCGTTGATGCACTGCCCAAGAAGCTGCTCTACCTGCAAGAGCTGGAGCTTATCGCGGAAAGCATCAACAACTGCAGGGCACTCGGGGAACTGCGGCATCTGCGGCGACTGACGATGTGCCTGTACGATGTCCGCGCTTGGGACGAGACGGTGCAGATTGACGGTGTAACAGAGCTGTCGCTGGCCGTCACCTTCCCACTTATTTCGCCGGCCATATTTTGTTCCTTTCCCAACCTGCACCGGTTGTACCTGGAGGACGTGGATGACGATTCGCTGATGCGGGACATCGTCGTCGTACGCACGCTGATGGAAAGCATGCGGAACGTGCGCATCCTGGATCTGGAGAACTTCGTGTTTAAGGAACGCGAGATCCTCAACGACGGTGTGCTGCGATTCGAGGAAATGGACCGCTTGGAGTGTCTAAAGTACAGCTGTCGTGACATGTCCGATGCCTCGCTGTTGACGCTGAACCTTCCAAACCTACGAGAACTGTATCTCACGCATTGTCCGCACGTAACGACCAAAGGTGTGGCTTCGTTAGTACGCAACTGTCCCCTGCTCGAGCGGCTTCACTTCGAATCGAACAAACGGGGCTTCGAGGACGACGGACTGGAGTTGATCACACGCAAGTTGACCCGTCTGCGGGCGCTGGTTCTGGTAAACCTTCGTGCCCTCACCAACGCGTCCGTTGATGCAATCGTTGCCAATTGCTTCAATCTCTTG GATATAACCATATCGCATTGTGTTGGAATCAAGCTGGAGAAGGCGCAAGCCATTGAGATGCTGTCGTCGGTGAAGTCGTTGAAGAACTTAATCTATAGCTAA
- the LOC128723602 gene encoding CCR4-NOT transcription complex subunit 3, with protein MAATRKLQGEIDRCLKKVTEGVETFEDIWQKVHNATNSNQKEKYEADLKKEIKKLQRLRDQIKSWIASGEIKDKSALLENRRLIETQMERFKVVERETKTKAYSKEGLGAAQKMDPAQREKEEISSWLTSSITSLQIQIDQFECEIESLLAGKKKKLDKDKQDKMDDLKNKLERHKFHVTKLETLLRMLDNDGVEVEQIKKIKEDVEYYIDSSQEPDFEENEFIYDDIIGLDDVEISGIPVSTGTDSNNSNETAGSPSSLISGTSPAQSPVLNYSASTLHNHSSDLSADNNNLNEKRSKSEGTKITPVKPTAIRASKVDPSVTAVSNAVNNNGSSNSTSSSSSNSNNSSKTGLISSTPSKNHANAAAALPSMLVLPQPPNSIPIIGPAFAAVAKQHPKNGSLLQPSTPTTATGASATSATGSLQTQASNASNAFSSLSQIINASQPKVSQQLQQQQQQQQQQAQNSLPSAAAVVAAASSSSVSSTTQANATSQQQQQAQQQQQQQAQQQSQQIPPGQNSMLLHNALSSASSTESNNHVMSTSSASTISSSGANVINNCVSPSNSAVSSRASPSLMSPPQQQQQQLLNGPTTLAQEVINRTGVLETGPSSNPNTLMQQQNPQGATPVTVATSAAQQVAAQAAAQAAAAAAAAQAAATAAAVAGQQLQHSQQQQQQQQQQQPQSADSRQAGPVPSNPSAQSQSGGPAFMVDASGVPTGAATGNLLPTSSATAITNGPNTIINTNSSISNAANVNSGTGGVMKATAGTHEACIPPLLGVAPLGTSKLQKEHQIQFQLMEAAYYHLPTPSDSERLRPYLQRQPVQTPPHFPQQQLPHSETVEFFQRLSPETLFFVFYYMEGTKAQYLAAKALKKQSWRFHTKYMMWFQRHEEPKVINEEYEQGTYIYFDYEKWGQRKKEGFTFEYKYLEDRDLN; from the exons GTGAAATTGATCGGTGCCTGAAGAAAGTCACTGAGGGCGTAGAAACGTTTGAAGATATTTGGCAGAAGGTCCATAATGCTACGAACAGCAATCAAAAA GAAAAGTATGAAGCAGATCTCAAGAAGGAAATCAAAAAGCTGCAGCGATTACGtgatcaaatcaaatcatggATCGCATCCGGCGAGATCAAGGATAAAAGTGCGCTGCTGGAAAACCGTCGGCTCATAGAAACC CAAATGGAGCGGTTTAAGGTAGTCGaacgggaaacaaaaacaaaagcatactCGAAGGAGGGTCTGGGCGCGGCCCAAAAGATGGATCCTGCGCAGCGGGAAAAGGAAGAGATTAGCAGCTGGCTAACATCGTCCATCACCTCACTGCAGATACAGATCGATCAGTTCGAGTGTGAGATTGAATCACTCTTAGcggggaagaagaagaaactcGATAAGGACAAGCAGGACAAAATGGACGACCTGAAGAACAAGCTGGAGAGGCATAAGTTCCACGTCACGAAGCTGGAGACGTTGCTGCGGATGCTCGACAACGATGGCGTCGAGGTGGAACAGATCAAGAAGATCAAGGAAGACGTTGAGTACTACATCGATTCCTCGCAGGAGCCTGACTTCGAGGAAAACGAATTCATTTACGACGATATCATCGGGTTGGATGACGTGGAAATCTCTG GTATCCCGGTATCGACCGGTACGGATAGCAATAACAGCAATGAGACGGCAGGATCGCCCAGTAGTCTTATATCTGGAACTAGTCCGGCGCAGTCCCCGGTGCTAAACTACAGTGCCAGCACTCTACACAATCACAGCAGCGATCTGTCCGCCGATAATAACAATCTGAATGAGAAACGTTCAAAGAGCGAAGGCACGAAGATTACG CCGGTGAAACCGACCGCAATCCGAGCTAGCAAGGTGGACCCGTCCGTCACAGCTGTCAGTAATGCCGTtaacaacaacggcagcagtAATAGCAccagtagcagtagtagcaacAGTAACAATTCGTCCAAGACCGGGCTAATCAGCTCGACGCCCAGCAAAAACCATGCGAATGCTGCCGCGGCGTTACCCAGCATGCTGGTACTACCACAGCCGCCTAACAGTATACCCATCATTGGACCCGCTTTTGCTGCCGTTGCAAAACAACATCCCA aaaatGGCTCTTTACTGCAGCCTAGCACGCCTACGACAGCGACCGGTGCGTCAGCAACGTCAGCGACTGGCTCATTGCAAACGCAAGCTTCGAATGCATCGAACGCCTTCAGCAGTCTCAGTCAAATAATTAATGCATCTCAACCTAAGGTTAgtcagcagctgcagcaacagcagcagcaacagcagcaacaagcgcAGAATAGTCTACCGAGTGCTGCAGCCGTAGTGGCTGCCGCAAGCAGTAGTAGCGTGTCGTCTACGACGCAGGCAAACGCCActtcgcagcagcagcaacaggcacagcagcaacagcaacaacaggcCCAGCAGCAATCCCAGCAGATTCCACCTGGTCAGAATTCCATGCTACTTCACAATGCCCTATCGTCGGCATCAAGTACGGAGAGCAACAATCATGTAATGAGTACATCGTCCGCGTCTACCATCAGTAGCAGCGGGGCGAACGTTATTAATAACTGTGTCTCTCCCAGCAATTCCGCAGTCAGTAGCAG AGCGTCACCTAGTTTGATGTCaccaccgcagcagcagcagcagcagttgctgaACGGTCCCACAACACTCG CGCAAGAAGTGATAAATAGAACAGGAGTTCTCGAAACTGGCCCAAGTTCCAACCCAAACACGTTAATGCAACAACAGAATCCCCAGGGTGCGAccccggtgacggtggcgacGTCCGCCGCGCAGCAAGTTGCAGCACAAGCGGCCGCAcaggcggcggcagcagcagcggctgcCCAAGCGGCGGCCACAGCCGCTGCCGTGGCTggccagcagctgcagcattcgcagcagcaacagcaacagcagcaacaacaacaaccacagtCCGCCGATTCGAGACAGGCTGGGCCAGTTCCTTCGAATCCATCGGCACAGTCGCAATCCGGCGGGCCGGCGTTTATGGTGGACGCTAGCGGTGTCCCTACCGGTGCCGCCACCGGCAATCTACTACCGACATCGTCAGCAACTGCCATCACGAATGGACCGAACACGATCATTAACACTAACTCAAGTATTTCGAACGCCGCCAACGTAAACAGTGGCACTGGCGGAGTCATGAAGGCTACAGCCGGTACCCACGAGGCATGCATACCACCCCTACTCGGCGTGGCGCCCCTCGGGACGTCAAAGCTGCAGAAAGAGCATCAAATACAA TTCCAACTGATGGAAGCCGCCTATTATCATCTGCCAACACCAAGCGATTCAGAGAGGCTAAGGCCGTACTTGCAACGTCAACCCGTGCAGACACCACCGCACTTTCCACAG cAACAACTTCCACATTCTGAAACGGTTGAGTTTTTCCAGCGTCTCTCACCCGAGAcgcttttcttcgtgttttACTACATGGAGGGAACGAAGGCTCAATATTTGGCCGCAAAGGCGCTGAAAAAACAGAGCTGGAGATTTCATACGAAATATATGATGTGGTTCCAGCGCCACGAAGAACCGAAAGTGATCAACGAAGAGTACGAGCAG GGAACCTACATCTATTTTGACTATGAAAAATGGGGCCAGCGTAAAAAGGAAGGGTTTACGTTTGAATACAAGTACTTAGAAGACAGGGACCTGAATTGA
- the LOC128725906 gene encoding protein real-time — translation MVQKYESPVRIYKYPFELVVAAYERRFPTCPQMPIVLDCEVIEDSVYENGSRRDTKRRCKIAVEAPYLIKKIIGVDVVFFIQKNFLDMKTRTLNIEATNESFATRVEIFEKCRYYAHPENPDWTCFDQTATLDIKNFFGIEHSMEKMGMKQYTQTTLKGKEIIEYFVNELKLEGITHVDRWEADTTVSLANASSTTTVLAEKPPLCRDNSILDADYIAKYLGQLTPLQESKLVQLRKRFEQTPSEHPEPDYQTLLRFLRARDFSIDKATAMLQESLQWRKEHRIDDILGEYKTPVVVEKYFPGGWHHHDKDGRPLYILRLGTMDVKGLLKSVGEDELLKLTLHICEEGLKLMKEATKLFGKPIWNWCLLVDLDGLSMRHLWRPGVKALLRIIETVEKNYPETMGRVLIVRAPRVFPVLWTIVSAFIDENTRSKFLFFGGPDCMHAEDGLEQYIDTDKIPSFLGGSCNTLIHEGGLVPKHLYKSESIEESNGAVQSHDHHGLYKSVDLKPGQLFELLIYNTDPKSVLTWDFEVLKYDALFAVYHTDTELEQRGNDNFSSVFDAPEYKEGLNYKKIEQSVKCRPKEGVQGSHEMASTGTYVLQWMCPPSCDGPAQLMYFHEILSSANYKGSMTSLQSGFSSNSLQSR, via the exons ATGGTGCAAAAGTATGAGTCTCCCGTCCGGATCTACAAATATCCTTtcgagctggtggtggcg GCATACGAGCGCCGCTTTCCAACATGCCCGCAAATGCCGATCGTCCTGGATTGTGAGGTGATCGAGGACAGCGTGTACGAGAATGGATCGCGCCGGGACACGAAACGTCGCTGCAAGATCGCGGTTGAGGCACCGTACCTCATCAAGAAGATCATCGGTGTCGACGTGGTGTTCTTCATCCAGAAGAACTTTCTTGACATGAAGACGCGCACGTTGAACATTGAGGCGACGAATGAGTCGTTTGCAACGCGTGTGGAAATCTTTGAGAAATGCCGGTACTATGCTCACCCGGAAAACCCAGACTGGACGTGCTTCGACCAGACGGCAACGCTTGACATCAAGAACTTCTTTGGGATTGAGCACTCGATGGAGAAGATGGGCATGAAGCAGTACACGCAGACGACCCTTAAGGGCAAGGAAATCATCGAGTACTTCGTGAACGAACTGAAGCTGGAGGGCATCACGCATGTAGACAG ATGGGAAGCCGACACAACGGTTAGCTTGGCAAACGCGTCATCGACCACCACGGTGCTGGCAGAGAAACCGCCACTCTGTCGCGATAATTCCATCCTAGACGCGGATTACATCGCCAAATATCTCGGCCAATTAACGCCCCTGCAAGAGTCGAAGCTCGTGCAGTTGCGCAAACGCTTCGAGCAGACGCCCTCGGAACACCCGGAACCGGACTACCAGACgttgttgcggtttttgcGAGCGCGCGATTTTAGCATCGACAAGGCGACGGCCATGTTGCAGGAGTCGCTTCAATGGCGCAAGGAGCACCGGATCGACGACATCCTGGGCGAGTACAAAACGCcggttgtggtggaaaagtaCTTTCCCGGTGGTTGGCACCATCACGATAAGGACGGACGACCGTTGTACATCCTGCGGCTTGGCACGATGGACGTCAAAGGGTTGCTGAAGTCGGTCGGTGAAGATGAGCTGCTAAAATTG ACGCTGCACATCTGCGAGGAAGGCTTGAAACTGATGAAGGAGGCCACGAAGCTGTTTGGCAAGCCAATCTGGAACTGGTGCCTGCTGGTTGACCTGGATGGGCTGTCGATGCGGCATCTGTGGCGTCCGGGTGTGAAGGCTCTGCTGCGCATTATTGAAACGGTCGAGAAAAACTACCCCGAAACGATGGGCCGCGTGTTGATCGTGCGAGCACCCCGTGTATTCCCTGTCCTGTGGACCATCGTTAGCGCATTCATCG ATGAAAATACTCGCTCCAAGTTTCTGTTCTTTGGCGGTCCGGATTGCATGCACGCGGAGGACGGTCTCGAGCAGTACATCGATACGGATAAGATCCCGAGCTTTTTGGGAGGCTCTTGCAAT ACGTTAATCCATGAAGGGGGTCTAGTTCCGAAGCATCTCTACAAATCGGAATCGATCGAGGAAAGCAACGGTGCCGTACAATCGCACGATCATCACGGACTCTACAAATCGGTTGACCTCAAGCCCGGCCAGCTGTTCGAGCTACTCATTTACAACACCGACCCGAAGAGTGTCCTCACGTGGGACTTTGAGGTGCTGAAGTATGATGCACTTTTCGCGGTTTATCACACGGACACAGAGCTGGAGCAGCGAGGAAACG ATAACTTTTCCTCTGTGTTCGATGCGCCGGAGTATAAAGAAGGGCTCAACTATAAGAAAATTGAACAGAGCGTCAAATGCCGCCCGAAGGAAGGAGTTCAG GGGTCACACGAAATGGCATCCACTGGCACGTACGTCCTGCAATGGATGTGTCCCCCGTCCTGCGATGGACCAGCTCAATTGATGTATTTCCACGAAATCCTCAGCTCAGCAAACTACAAAGGCTCGATGACTAGTCTGCAGTCAGGATTCTCCTCGAACAGCTTACAATCGCGATGA